The nucleotide window CATGGCCATACTCAGAGTTCTTATGAGCTGTTAGATAGAGTACGCACTGTCCTCGACGCTGGCAGTCATTCTACATTCTTCCTCAGAAAGTCCAATATGAGATTTGCCAATCCCTTCAGAAAGGACAATGTGGGTATCCTCAGAGATGAGGGAGTGATTGTTTTTAAGAGTCTGGAATAGTTCTGTGAACCAAAGGATGTGTACAAGTCATATATCTTTTACCTCAAGCAGCTAGTTGTAAAGTACCATGATGTGAGGTCACTGCAGTTACTACCCCTTGATCTATTGAGATACTTTACAGACATAAGTGCTCCGAGTGTCCTGCCACAAACCATTCTGTACCATGCGTTCACAATGTCCACTGATACATTTGCAGATGTTTGCATTGAGATTCATCGTCTGCTTTTGCAGTACCAATTTGGTTTGACTGGACTTACCGCGATATTTTGGAGAACATCGGGCAGACAGGGCATCATACTGAGCCTTGGGCTTCTTGTGCAGTTCATTCCTGAGTGGGCCCGTCGTCAGTATCAACCAAAAAGCTTCCCTTTTAAGCTGTAGTACAAAAACTTTCAGGCGGTCTTCCTTCCACATGCCGTCATCACACCTCTAGGACTTCCCACATATAATTCTAGCATAGGCAGTTTTCTTGTTCAGACTGCGGCACAGTGCCGTACATTCCGTGGAACATGaggttcttcttgtcatcaagaATTTCCCAAACTCCAAAGAGGAACTGACGCGCACAAACGTGCTCAGAGCTGCAAGGGCCCAGTTTCCGAACTACGTAGCCGATGCTCTTGTTGCATTTTCAGTAGGATGGAAGTTGGATTTGCTCCGTATCAAGGATGGATTTCCTCTTCTGAAAATTTATACGAGTGCTGTAGGCTCAAGGCTAAGGTTGGTTCATCCATGATTCCGTCATTTGATTCGAATATTCGTGGTGGGCTGCTATGAAACTTGCGTTTCTGATGTTTGTGGCTCTGTGAATGGCAGATTGGCATGGCTGGTGGTGGAAGTCCCTTTTCTGATGCTGTGAGTTTGCTTGCTCCCTTTGCCCATTTTAATCGTTTGAGACTGCAGTTAGTTACGATGTGCTTTGTTGTTTTTACGATGAATATGCTGCTCTAGTTTCGTCCGGGTAGGGTCCCCTGTGCAGCATATTGTAAATATCATGTCGTTGCTTGCTGCAGAGCTAGATCTGTTCAAATTCCGTCGTTTGtttttgaattcgaatttggggTGGTTTTGCTCATGATTTCAATTCAATTTTCACCATGCCTCATGTTTTGGAATTGTAATAACCGCCGTCTAAGTTACTAGATGGTTGTTTAGACTTCAGATCTGTGGACTTGCTGCTGCCTAGTGCTATCCCCCTTCGATGCTGTCTGTTTGGTTCAATAGATTGTGGGGACTTGACACTATTTTGTTCGATTCGATGTTGAAACCTGTTCGTCCATAGAAGAGTTTTGTTGGTGAACTTGCATATTCAGTTGCTTTAACGCCTTGATGAAGTATATGTTTGTGTCCATTTATGTCTGAAACCAGTACTGAGATGGAACACCCTCTGACGTCGTGAGAATCCTGAAATGCAGGATAAGGCTGCCTACGTCTCTAAGGCTGAGAAGCTTGAGGCTGAGTACACCAAGAAGATGGACGCCTACAACAAGAAGCAGGTACAGTATGTTCGACTCCACTCACGTTGCCCAGCAGTGCCTGTAAATTCGTCTGTGTGTGATGTGAGTTCATGTACTCACGTGTCATCTGTCGTTGCAGTCTGTGGAGGCCCCACAGCGTATGGTGATTCTGACTAGTCCAAGTCCGAGGTgaacgacgaggacgaggaggtaaGCCTCCTGTGTCCCAACTCTTCCTGCGCTTGAAAAAAGTTAGCATGAAActaaaatatttgtagttttatatgTATTTTACAGTGCAAATCGTTTAAATCGTCTAAACCGTTTGAACACTACATAGAATTAGTAACCATTTAACATTTAGGCTTTAGCGTCTAGGATGACTGGGCTCGCCAACCTATGTCTAATGAACTTGTTCTCCTCAACATTGGGCCTAGCTCCTACACCGACTAGGTAGCTCTATGACCTCCGCCATGTTCGTTTGGACTTGTTTGGCTGGTAAGCtatgactgaaaatactgttcgctgatttggtgtgagagaaaaatattgttcgttggctgaaaaagtacgacttataagccaaacaagtccaaacgaacagggcgctcAGCTTGAACCAGTTCTCGGACATGTTGCCAGAGTTCATGGGTGGATTCACAAGTTTGAGCAGCGGGATGTCATGGACAATGAGCCTAGGGCCATGTCTTCGAGGAGTGCATCGACGACGGAGGGGATGAAACAGTCAGTAACGACATTACAATAGAAAACAAAAACGGTTAGTTCTGGATTTGTGAAATTAATGAATATAAATTAGATTGAAAATAGATGTAAATATCAATTTTATGCTTGGTTAATTTTATAACAGTATAGGACGaattgaagtttttttttttggggatGGCGGGGCAAGGGTCTTGTTTGGAACTGTTTATAATCGATTCGATTACGCTCCTGGTAACACAGGTTCTTTTAGATTATTGATTGTGCTagttcaaaattatgaaatgatGGTCAAAAGAATCATAAGTAATTGAAGCGTTTGTCCAGATTCTCATTCTTTTTCATCGAGAATCCGATTATAAGAGAAAACAAATAGGGTCACGGGCATGAGAGATAGGGGGAATCAGTGAAGGCTGGTGGGCAGATTGATCCACGGGGTGGATGACGTGGCATGCTACGTAGAAGCGAAGACAATGGACTAAGATTGAGGGGCTGTTTGGTTGATGCAGGAACTCCTAAAATTCCTATTATATTGAATGTTTGacatatgtatgaagtattaaatatagagtaattacgaaattaattgcaTAACTtatgactaatttgtgagactaattttttttaagtctaattagtctatgatttgacaacgtggtgctacagtaaacaagtgctaatgatagattaattagacttaaaaatttcgtctcagaaattaacctccatctatgtaattggttttgtaattaatctatatttaatactccttattagtatctaaacattcgatgtgatatgaattttaggagcgactaaagaaccgaATACCCCTGAGTCCAGAACAAAAGTTGAAGGACAATAGTCAGGGCcagtttggatgccaaaatttttggcaaaatgttactgtagcattttcgttgttatttggcaattagtgtccaatcataatctaattaggcttaaaagatttgtctcgtggatttcgtctaaactgtgtaattagttttattttttatttatatttaatgcttcatacatgcgcccaaagattcgatgtgacggggaatcttgtctcgtggatttcgtctaaactgtgtaattagttttattttttatttatatttaatgcttcgtaCATGCgcccaaagattcgatgtgacggggaatcttaaaaaatttagtGTTTTAGGGTGCAACTAAACATGCCCTCATTTGATATTGACCAAAATAAGGGGTTGTTTGGACCCACCTAATAAAATTTAgtttctatcacatcgaatgtatcacatcgaatgtttggacacatgcatagagtattaaaaatagactaattacaaaactaattacatagattgagactaatttacgagatgaatctattaaacctaattagactcaTGTTTAGTCTTTCTAATTAATACCTAGATACCGAGGTGACATCTACTCAACTTTACTCCCTGTATCAAACATCCCCTGCCTTTTCCACCTATGTACAGTACGCTCGGCCTACGAGCTTCAGTTCCTTATCTTTTCGCCCGAGTAAGGCACATGGGTCAAAACCTAAGCTGGGAGACAGGGGACTGGACAAGCATACAGCTTCAGCCTTGTCTCTGAACTAATAGGCCCATGAACACACTGCTCTTCCCTGATCACTGACCCGACCTCGTCCGCGGGTCCAGACCACCTAACATCCTATCGGAGCTACGACACGATCCGATCTCACTTTCCTCCACCCCTCCCTTTTCGGCTTTGGCACACATCGATGTCACGTTGCAGTCCGTTTATATATAGATGTCAAAAACCCAAATACTCTATCGTGCAAGTACACTCGTCGAGAGAGCACAGTTAGGTGTAAACAAGATAGCAGCACCTCCTACGGAAACTATACCTAGATACAGTATGCTGCCAGAGTATATATATCTGATCTCTGAACGAGCGGCCGTCTAAATCATGTTTATGAAGCGGACCAGTCTGTTCACGTGGTACTTGACATCGAGCGTACCTGATCTTCTGCCGGCCTGTAATTGCTGCAAACGATCTGATATCGGAGCATGCAGCCTGAAAACTGACAAGCGGCTGGAGACCGCTAGACACCAAACATGGTTTGCCGCTATACAGCATTGTGCAAGGCGATTACGTAACCAAACTTTGATCCAGCAGGCGGTGCAAAAGAGGCAGCAGCAACTAAAGCTAAAAGCTCTGACGAAAAATGGAGTAGTACTGCATGTCTGGATCAGATGATATTCTTTCAGTTCAGTCGGTGTGTACTGGAGCAGCATCACATTAGcattgccctgttcgctttgtCGAAAAGTTAGGTTGAATAGTACTATTTATCTAtttgttatgaaagaaaaataacATGATTGATAAGTTCCAGCGAACAAGGTTGTTCTTGTGTTGCCAACTGATTTGGCGAACCAATAGCTTTAACCACAACCCAGCGGTACCAACCACCAAACGGGCTACTACCACTGACGCGATCTAGGAATCCAGATCCAAGCGGCATCGCCAAGGCACACAAGAGCTTGGCGATTCGGGCACAATCCTAGCCACCACTAATGGCGTACATGAATGCATCGAACAGGGACAGCGCGCACCAGTGGAGCATTGTGGCACAGCAGTCGCCACCCAGGAGGGAGGTGAAGATGCCCCCAACTTGCCATTCTTGCAATGGCCACTGAGACCACCAGAATAATCATTCGAGATGAACTTAAGAGGCGGGCCGCAAGAGATTAGAAAACATCACCAAAAGTAGCAGTAAGATTTTAAGTTATCATGGACGTACCAAATCGAGCTGTTTCAGTAaataagggggggggggggggggggggggggggggggggggagcaaaGCTTCTCGCTCCGTATCTCTCATCATCGTAAATTCGTAGTCCTATATGTACATTGCGGCAAAACCGTCTAGAGAAAGCAACTGAAGAACTCCAATTACCCACACGCCTAATCACTAAGcagataattttttttttgtcgagAACCCCAGGTCCAAGTATCAATCAAGGATCTTGATCCGCgaggaaaggaaaagaaaaaacgcAGTCCATCATCCGTCACCGCCTCACCGGCACCTGGAGATGTCGATCTCGATGAGGCTGTCCTCCTCCAGCTCGATCTCGATCATGCCGCCGTCCTCCCCGTCGCCGCCTCGGCCGCCGTAGCCGTCATCGCTGCCGCTGTCCGAGTCGGAGTCGACGTCGGAGTCGGAGTCCCACGGCAGGCCCATCTCCTCCGGCAGCCCCCACTCGGCCTCGAACTCCTCGTGGATCACCTCCAGCGCGCGCCCTTTGGCCGCCCACGACGCGAACTCCGGGACCTCCGGGAACACGCTCCcccgctccggctccggctccggcggcggcgacggaggaggtggaggcggaggcggcgggagCGCGACCTCGGGAGCCTGCTGCTGCTTGTCCTCGGTCGGCGGCGGGGAAGGAGGAGGGACGGCGagagcgggcggcggcggcggcgacgcggagCCGAGGCGGAGGAGGGAGATGAGCAGgagcagggaggagagggaggccGGGGAAAGCACGTGCAGCAGCACCGGCCGGGGGAGGTAGAGCACGGCGAGGAGGGacgccgcggcggccgcggcgaggagcgggtggtggtggtggggctgCTGCTGGTCGCCAGCGGGGAGGTCTTGCGCggccggcggcgccggcggggtGGGGGAGGGGGCGGGAGTGGCCATTTATggcgggagggagggagggagtgggGCGGTTAAAGCGCGGCACCCGCCACGCCCACGCGCGGCGGTTTTTTATACAGAAACGCTACATAACACATATATATTTTAGCATAAAAAAAAACATGATTTTTTTtcgtctctccctctctcctttcaaCTGTCTTCTCGTCACCCAGATCACAGAAAGCAAAAGGTAATCGAACTGGCAAAAGTCGCAGCGTCTACGTGTAGTAAGACCGGACTGGCCCGACACGTACGTACCGGCGAGGTCTGCAGATGAGCCGCGACAGGTACGTACAAAAGGACCCGATTTGTTATTTTATCATTGCAtaggaaaaaaaaattatttcataTGATCCGTGAATCTGTGATCTTTTAATTTGTGATTGTCTGAAGGTAGAAAAAggttggaggtagaagaaggtagAAAAAGGGATGGAGGTTGTTAGATCTTAtttctatggtgcaaaaaaaattcatgtgttaaaATTACATAAAACGCATAGTTATTGGGCAAACTCTTTTTATATACAAGGGGAAGCGGACAAGCAGAGGAGATTTTGCCTGCCGCAAAGCTCCGGCAGGGTCTggcagcagcagccagccagGAGAGACAACGTGGTGGCTGGTGGCGTCGATGAACACGAACGAACGCAACGGGCGCTATGGGCGAGGGGCTACTGCTTCGCAATCTCTTGGAATTTCTACCTCTCGAACGTACTACAGTAGTTACGGAGCTGCCAGAGACGGGGATGGTTTCGAGAGTTTTGAGGTTGGGAGGCTCGTAGAGAACGCGAGGGAGTTCGAGGCATCCCACCGAGTCGAATCACTTTTCCAGCGTCCTCGTACCCCTGTGTCCTAGCCTCCTAATGTTTCTGTTGCGTACACTCTAGCCCGAGGCCAAAGTTGCTGTGCGGCCGTGCTACGATACGATTACGACGTTGTAGTGGTGGCCCGAATCTGAGCGAATGTCTCGGTTCCACGAACTACTCGCAAGCAACAAGCAGCTCCCGTGCACAACGAAACAAGGGTACTGTTGACGTGGCCGGTGTTTGAGAATTTGGGATCCAAACAAGGTGAAGCTATCGTGTGTGCATGGTGATGTTACAAGATCACCTGTCTAGCAGTCTCGGCATACAAACGCACTGTGTTTAGTtgggtaaaatttgaaaatttagctaccgtaacactttcgttttttttttgcaattagtattcaatcatgaacTAATAGGGCTCAAAACATTCATcttgcgatttccaaccaaactgtgcaattagttttttttcgtctacatttaatgctgcatgcacgtatcacaagattcgatatgatggttactgtagcactttttggaaaaactttttgCAACTAAACGAGGccggctgtgtttagttcccaaaaactttcccaaaaaatgctacagtagccatcacatcgaatcttgcgatacgtgtatggagcattaaatgtagacgaaaaaaaactaattgcacagtttggtttaaatcgcgagacgaacgttttgagcctaattaatccatgattgaacactaattgccaaataaaaataaaagtgctacaatagccaaattctcaaattttacGATCTAAACACAGTTATCAGCCGACATCAATTGCCAGCGATTTTGGCCTGGACTTTGGACACACGGCACATGAAACCGCTTGTGTGTACGCTACTGCACTACTGCAGTCCTGGTATGGACGTACTGGTACTACCCAATTTCTTTACATCTGCAGACTGCAGCGACCAGACACACGAAACTGTCCCCCGTGAGAAAAACGTGACCCGTGTAAAAAACAAAACGCCCTTCCGCTACGGCGACAGCCAACGGAATGTAAACAAACATGAGTATCTTTTCGCAGTTGTGAAATGATATGATCTTCAAAGCGCAATCGCTCTCACCTTTTTTTTTCAACCAAGGACTG belongs to Miscanthus floridulus cultivar M001 chromosome 4, ASM1932011v1, whole genome shotgun sequence and includes:
- the LOC136552540 gene encoding formin-like protein 16; this encodes MATPAPSPTPPAPPAAQDLPAGDQQQPHHHHPLLAAAAAASLLAVLYLPRPVLLHVLSPASLSSLLLLISLLRLGSASPPPPPALAVPPPSPPPTEDKQQQAPEVALPPPPPPPPPSPPPEPEPERGSVFPEVPEFASWAAKGRALEVIHEEFEAEWGLPEEMGLPWDSDSDVDSDSDSGSDDGYGGRGGDGEDGGMIEIELEEDSLIEIDISRCR